In the bacterium HR11 genome, one interval contains:
- the accB gene encoding Biotin carboxyl carrier protein of acetyl-CoA carboxylase, producing the protein MPAVKRSERISRRRLPFDIEAIRRLIELLVEHKVGEFEYSQGDVRIRIVQQGNPARHLPESVPSWFLPWLTSAASAPTPPSVPATPAPTSVPEPVTAEKPAPAPPPERSEAETPLHYIRSPIVGTFYRSPSPDAPPFVEVGSRVRKGQTVCIIEAMKIMNEIQSDVDGEVVAIYVENGTPVEYGAQLMAIRPTPAVEE; encoded by the coding sequence ATGCCTGCCGTCAAGAGGTCGGAGCGTATATCCCGACGCCGTCTGCCCTTCGACATCGAGGCCATCCGGCGCCTGATCGAGCTCCTCGTCGAGCACAAGGTCGGCGAATTCGAGTACAGTCAGGGGGACGTCCGCATCCGCATCGTCCAGCAGGGGAATCCGGCGCGGCATCTGCCCGAGTCCGTCCCCTCGTGGTTCCTCCCGTGGCTGACGTCGGCGGCTTCGGCCCCGACGCCGCCGTCGGTCCCGGCGACTCCGGCGCCGACGTCGGTGCCCGAGCCCGTGACCGCTGAAAAGCCGGCTCCGGCGCCGCCCCCGGAAAGGTCCGAAGCCGAGACGCCCCTCCACTACATTCGGTCCCCCATCGTGGGGACCTTCTACCGGTCGCCGTCCCCGGACGCCCCGCCGTTTGTCGAGGTCGGAAGCCGGGTCCGCAAGGGCCAGACGGTCTGCATCATCGAGGCGATGAAGATCATGAACGAAATCCAGAGCGACGTGGACGGCGAGGTCGTCGCCATCTATGTCGAGAACGGCACGCCCGTCGAGTACGGGGCCCAGCTGATGGCGATCCGCCCGACCCCGGCCGTCGAGGAATGA
- the acdA_2 gene encoding Acyl-CoA dehydrogenase, with translation MEFAYTEEHHLLRDTVRAFMESEVAPHVDRWDRAGYFPDEVLRRLGELGLLGASVPEEYGGTPLDALGQAIAVEEMARISASVAITVGVHVGLVCPMIVHYGTPEARARYLPAMARGEWLGAFAQTEPDTGSDAAGIQTRAVRKGDRYVLNGVKVWVTNAERARVLVVQAVTDPAAGKRGISSFIVETTWPGVVVGRNEAKLGLHSSVTNPVHLEDCEVPVENRLGAEGQGLRIALEHLSASRISVAAQAVGIAQGAYEQALRYTTQRRTFGAFLAEHQAIQFMLADMATAIEAARLLTHRAAWLRDRGRPFTAAASMAKLFASEMCQRVTYQALQIFGGYGYSREYPLERYFRDARVTTIYEGTSEIQRVIIARELLRAAGAGRA, from the coding sequence CCGACGAGGTCCTCCGACGGCTCGGTGAGTTGGGTCTTCTGGGGGCGTCGGTCCCCGAAGAGTACGGGGGCACGCCCCTGGACGCCCTCGGCCAGGCCATCGCCGTCGAGGAGATGGCCCGCATATCGGCCTCCGTCGCCATCACGGTCGGCGTCCACGTCGGCCTCGTGTGTCCGATGATCGTTCACTACGGGACCCCCGAGGCCCGGGCCCGCTATCTCCCGGCGATGGCCCGGGGCGAGTGGCTCGGGGCCTTTGCCCAGACGGAGCCCGACACGGGCTCGGATGCCGCCGGCATCCAGACCCGGGCCGTCCGGAAGGGCGACCGGTACGTCCTGAACGGCGTCAAGGTATGGGTCACCAACGCCGAGAGGGCCCGGGTCCTCGTCGTCCAGGCCGTGACGGACCCGGCCGCCGGCAAGCGGGGGATCAGCTCCTTCATCGTCGAGACGACCTGGCCCGGCGTCGTCGTCGGTCGCAACGAGGCCAAGCTGGGCCTCCACAGTTCGGTCACCAACCCGGTCCACCTGGAGGACTGCGAGGTCCCCGTCGAGAACCGCTTGGGGGCCGAGGGTCAGGGCCTCCGGATCGCCCTGGAGCATCTCAGCGCCAGCCGTATCAGCGTGGCGGCCCAGGCCGTCGGGATCGCCCAGGGAGCCTACGAGCAGGCCCTCCGGTATACGACCCAGCGGCGAACCTTCGGAGCCTTTTTGGCCGAACACCAGGCCATTCAGTTCATGCTGGCCGACATGGCGACCGCCATCGAGGCGGCCCGCCTGCTGACCCATCGGGCGGCGTGGCTCCGGGACCGGGGCCGGCCCTTTACGGCGGCCGCTTCGATGGCCAAGCTGTTCGCTTCGGAGATGTGCCAGCGGGTGACCTATCAGGCCTTGCAGATATTCGGCGGGTACGGCTATTCTCGGGAGTACCCCCTGGAGCGGTACTTCCGGGACGCCCGGGTGACGACCATCTATGAGGGCACGTCGGAAATCCAGCGGGTCATCATCGCCCGGGAGCTCCTGCGGGCCGCCGGGGCGGGGCGGGCATGA
- the efp gene encoding Elongation factor P yields MQISTNDFKTGLKILYNNAVWEVVEFQHVKPGKGQAFVKTRLKNMATGQVLDVNFRAGDMVDVADVEERPMQFLYRQGDDYVFMDLETYDQVLATAAQVGDAARFLKEGIEVTMFLYEGRPLSLVLPKAVTLRVVRTDPGVRGDTAAGGSKPAVLETGAVVQVPLFIQEGEEVLIDTRTGEYLGRG; encoded by the coding sequence ATGCAGATATCGACCAACGACTTCAAGACGGGCCTCAAGATCCTGTACAACAACGCCGTATGGGAAGTCGTCGAGTTCCAGCACGTGAAGCCCGGCAAGGGCCAGGCCTTCGTCAAGACGCGCCTCAAGAATATGGCCACGGGGCAGGTCTTGGACGTCAACTTCCGGGCCGGCGACATGGTCGACGTCGCCGACGTCGAAGAACGGCCCATGCAGTTCCTGTACCGGCAGGGGGATGATTACGTCTTCATGGACCTGGAGACCTACGATCAGGTCCTGGCGACGGCCGCTCAGGTCGGGGACGCCGCCCGCTTCCTGAAGGAGGGCATCGAGGTCACGATGTTCCTCTACGAGGGTCGGCCCCTGAGCCTGGTCCTGCCGAAGGCCGTCACGCTCCGGGTCGTCCGGACAGACCCCGGCGTGCGGGGCGACACGGCCGCCGGGGGAAGCAAACCCGCCGTCCTCGAGACGGGCGCCGTCGTCCAGGTCCCCCTGTTCATCCAGGAAGGCGAGGAGGTCCTCATCGACACCCGGACCGGCGAATATCTCGGGCGGGGGTAA
- the pgk/tpi_2 gene encoding Bifunctional PGK/TIM: MSLQDLSRIRTLRDLDVAGRRVFVRVDFNVPLQDGRVADDTRIRATLPTLAYLAERGARIVVASHLGRPKGKADPRYSLAPVADHLRRLTSRPVAFIGDCVGPAVERASQALASGGILVLENLRFYPGEEKDDPDFAAQLARLGEVYVNDAFGAAHRAHASVHAVVDFFPACGMGLLMEREVQALSRLVQAPESPFVAVLGGAKISDKLPVVWNLLGRVQALLIGGAMSYTFLKAQGHDIGASLYEPDQVEAVADLMAQARRQGVALHLPVDHVLARRPDDPTEVRTVRTGEAFGDWCGVDIGPETARRYAAEIATARTVFWNGPMGVYEVPAFAEGTRSIARAVAANPHFTVVGGGDSLAVLQQEGLLDRVTHASTGGGASLEFLAGLELPGLAALLRRAL, from the coding sequence ATGAGTCTACAAGACCTTTCCCGCATCCGAACCCTCCGGGACCTGGACGTGGCCGGCCGCCGGGTCTTCGTCCGGGTCGACTTCAACGTTCCCCTCCAGGACGGCCGGGTCGCCGACGACACCCGCATCCGGGCGACGCTCCCCACGCTGGCGTACCTGGCGGAACGGGGCGCCCGCATCGTCGTGGCTTCCCATCTGGGGCGGCCGAAGGGAAAGGCCGACCCCCGATACAGCCTGGCACCGGTCGCCGACCACCTCCGCCGTCTGACGAGCCGGCCGGTGGCCTTCATCGGCGACTGCGTCGGGCCGGCCGTCGAGCGGGCGAGCCAAGCCCTCGCCTCAGGGGGCATACTGGTCCTCGAAAACCTGCGCTTCTATCCGGGGGAAGAGAAGGACGACCCCGACTTTGCGGCCCAACTGGCCCGGCTGGGGGAAGTCTACGTCAACGATGCCTTCGGGGCGGCCCACCGGGCGCACGCCTCCGTTCACGCCGTCGTGGACTTCTTCCCGGCCTGCGGGATGGGCCTTCTGATGGAGCGGGAGGTCCAGGCCCTGAGCCGCCTGGTCCAGGCGCCGGAGTCTCCCTTTGTCGCCGTCCTGGGCGGGGCCAAGATATCTGACAAACTGCCCGTCGTCTGGAACCTACTGGGACGCGTCCAGGCTCTTCTCATCGGGGGTGCGATGAGCTATACGTTCCTGAAGGCCCAGGGTCATGACATCGGGGCGTCGCTTTATGAGCCCGACCAGGTCGAGGCCGTCGCCGACCTGATGGCCCAAGCCCGCCGGCAGGGCGTCGCTCTCCATCTCCCCGTCGACCACGTCCTGGCCCGCCGACCGGACGACCCGACCGAGGTCCGGACCGTCCGGACCGGCGAGGCTTTTGGGGACTGGTGCGGCGTGGACATCGGGCCCGAGACGGCCCGCCGCTATGCGGCCGAGATCGCCACGGCCCGGACCGTCTTCTGGAATGGCCCGATGGGCGTCTATGAGGTGCCGGCCTTCGCCGAGGGGACCCGGAGCATCGCCCGGGCCGTCGCCGCCAATCCCCACTTCACCGTCGTCGGCGGCGGCGACAGCCTGGCCGTCCTCCAGCAGGAAGGTCTCCTGGACCGGGTCACCCACGCCTCGACCGGCGGCGGGGCCAGTCTCGAGTTTCTGGCCGGCCTCGAACTGCCGGGCCTGGCGGCTTTGCTCCGAAGGGCCCTGTAG
- a CDS encoding 3 beta-hydroxysteroid dehydrogenase/Delta 5-->4-isomerase → MSGWAVGLGMKRVFVTGGTGFIGRHLLEALPTRGYVVRALTRRDPPPTSPPGLEWVPGRLEDPASLRAALDDCDGVIHLAGLVQARTPEEFFRVNADGTARLVEAVAQTGRPMRLIYVSSLAAVGPARDADAVDETTPPRPVSPYGESKLRGEIYVRQAPPSVAWTILRPPVVYGPGDRAVLPYFRIAARGWHVFLGSPDRRFSLIYVKDLVAGILRVYECPRTHGETYFIADPAVYTWRDVAETMTRLYGFDRPRRVTVPTWALWVAAVLLEAGGALRGRPTFFDRDKLRELLEPRWVCRVDKLVQHTGFRPRYTLVDGFRETIEWYVAHGWIPNVRRPVQVPLSGG, encoded by the coding sequence ATGAGCGGGTGGGCAGTGGGGCTCGGGATGAAACGGGTCTTCGTCACCGGCGGTACGGGCTTCATCGGCCGCCATCTTCTGGAAGCGCTCCCGACGCGGGGCTACGTCGTGCGGGCCTTGACCCGACGGGACCCGCCGCCGACGTCGCCGCCCGGCCTCGAGTGGGTCCCCGGCCGCCTGGAAGACCCGGCGTCCCTCCGGGCGGCCCTGGACGACTGCGACGGCGTCATCCACCTGGCCGGCCTCGTGCAGGCCCGCACGCCCGAGGAATTCTTTCGCGTGAACGCCGACGGGACGGCCCGCCTCGTCGAGGCCGTCGCCCAGACGGGCCGACCCATGCGGCTGATTTACGTCAGTAGCCTCGCCGCCGTCGGACCCGCCCGGGACGCCGACGCCGTCGACGAGACGACGCCGCCCCGCCCCGTCTCACCGTACGGCGAGAGCAAACTCCGCGGGGAAATCTACGTCCGGCAGGCCCCGCCGTCGGTCGCCTGGACGATCCTGCGGCCGCCCGTCGTCTACGGGCCCGGCGACCGGGCCGTCCTGCCCTACTTCCGGATCGCCGCCCGGGGGTGGCACGTCTTCCTCGGGTCGCCGGACCGGCGGTTCAGCCTGATTTACGTCAAGGACCTCGTTGCGGGGATCCTCCGCGTGTACGAGTGCCCGCGGACCCACGGAGAGACATACTTCATCGCCGACCCTGCCGTTTACACGTGGCGGGACGTGGCCGAGACGATGACCCGCCTGTATGGGTTCGACCGGCCCCGGCGGGTCACGGTCCCGACATGGGCCCTCTGGGTCGCCGCCGTCCTGCTGGAGGCCGGGGGCGCCCTCCGAGGTCGGCCCACATTCTTCGACCGGGACAAGCTCCGGGAGCTCCTGGAACCCCGATGGGTCTGCCGGGTCGATAAGCTCGTCCAGCACACCGGCTTCCGTCCCCGGTATACGCTGGTCGACGGATTCCGGGAAACCATCGAGTGGTATGTCGCCCATGGGTGGATACCGAATGTCCGACGACCCGTCCAGGTCCCGCTCTCCGGCGGATGA
- the cpg2 gene encoding Carboxypeptidase G2: MELRERLVRIRQAAEARMDRFVERLRRFVEFETPTERTDRVHAFIRVLRDEIQAMGLQTKELEAPPSAPVLLSWYPPDPEAPAEFDVLFIGHADTVWPEGEIRRRPFRVEGTRATGPGVYDMKGGIALLMFAFEVMRDLGEVPADRRIGWLWTTDEEAGSPGARPRIQEWARRARYVLSLEPAAPGGAAKVERYGVAVLEVSFRGRSGHPGLRSGGVNAIEQALGWHGLLRAWTVAHEGLWVTLAKIRGGQRTNRIPDTCRLTYDVRYADPTHLEALRAWLKAFQALPLDPERPEARGFTWTLETHMPPLTARASREAFERARSIAALLDWNLEGVRVGGGGDSAYAAEVGARVLDGLGVDGDGAHAPDEWADLSTVPRRTAFLAGLWWEL; the protein is encoded by the coding sequence ATGGAACTTCGGGAGCGACTCGTCCGTATCCGTCAGGCGGCTGAAGCCCGCATGGACCGCTTCGTCGAACGCCTCCGTCGGTTCGTCGAGTTCGAGACGCCGACGGAGCGGACCGACCGGGTCCATGCCTTCATCCGGGTCCTTCGGGACGAAATTCAAGCGATGGGCTTGCAGACAAAGGAACTCGAGGCCCCGCCCTCGGCCCCGGTCCTCCTGAGCTGGTACCCGCCGGACCCGGAAGCCCCGGCCGAGTTCGACGTCCTGTTCATCGGCCACGCCGACACGGTGTGGCCCGAGGGAGAGATCCGGCGGCGCCCCTTTCGGGTCGAGGGGACCCGGGCCACGGGACCCGGTGTCTACGACATGAAGGGCGGCATCGCCCTTCTGATGTTCGCCTTCGAGGTCATGCGGGACCTCGGCGAAGTCCCGGCCGACCGCCGCATCGGTTGGCTCTGGACGACCGACGAGGAGGCCGGCAGTCCCGGCGCCCGGCCCCGGATTCAGGAATGGGCCCGGCGGGCCCGCTACGTCCTGTCCCTGGAGCCGGCCGCCCCCGGCGGGGCCGCCAAGGTCGAGCGATACGGGGTCGCCGTCCTGGAGGTTTCGTTCCGGGGCCGCTCGGGCCATCCGGGTCTTCGGTCCGGCGGCGTCAACGCCATCGAGCAGGCCCTGGGATGGCACGGACTACTCCGAGCCTGGACGGTCGCTCACGAGGGCCTCTGGGTGACGCTGGCCAAAATCCGGGGCGGCCAGCGCACGAACCGGATTCCCGACACGTGCCGCCTGACCTACGACGTCCGGTACGCCGACCCGACCCACCTGGAGGCCTTGCGGGCATGGCTCAAAGCCTTCCAAGCGCTTCCCCTGGACCCGGAACGGCCCGAGGCCCGAGGCTTCACCTGGACGCTTGAGACCCACATGCCGCCCCTGACAGCGCGGGCATCCCGAGAAGCCTTCGAGCGGGCCCGGTCCATCGCCGCCCTGCTGGACTGGAATCTGGAAGGCGTTCGCGTCGGGGGCGGCGGCGATAGTGCCTACGCGGCCGAGGTCGGCGCCCGCGTCTTGGACGGCCTGGGCGTCGACGGCGACGGCGCCCATGCCCCGGACGAATGGGCCGACCTCTCGACGGTCCCCCGCCGGACGGCCTTCCTGGCGGGCCTCTGGTGGGAGCTATAA